Proteins encoded together in one Vigna angularis cultivar LongXiaoDou No.4 chromosome 5, ASM1680809v1, whole genome shotgun sequence window:
- the LOC108340688 gene encoding uncharacterized protein LOC108340688 codes for MVGPILRSLWSSTRKSFTPSSPPLSHSRFFSRAFAAAPAVDPAATTSASSIDPNRLRNVAVIAHVDHGKTTLMDRLLRQCGADIPHERAMDSISLERERGITISSKVTSVTWKENELNMVDTPGHADFGGEVERVVGMVEGAILVVDAGEGPLAQTKFVLAKALKYGLRPILLLNKVDRPSVTEETCDEVESLVFDLFANLGATEEQLDFPVLYASAKEGWASTTFTKDPPAETKNMSQLLDAVVTHVPPPNANTDAPFQMLVSMMERDFYLGRILTGRISSGVVRVGDRVHGLRNKDSGAEKIEDGKVVKLMKKKGTNMVLTDCAGAGDIISIAGLSSPSIGHTVATLEIMSALPTVELDPPTISMTFGVNDSPLAGRDGTHLTGGRIGDRLMAETETNLAINVLPGLSESFEVQGRGELQLGILIENMRREGFELSVSPPKVMYKTESGQKLEPVEEVTIEVNDEHVGLVMEALSHRRAEVTDMGPVPGTVGRTRLSLTCPSRGLVGYRSVFSSDTRGTGFMHRAFHAYEQFRGPLGNVRKGVLVSMGFGTITAHALMSLEARGTLFVNPGMETYDGMIVGEHSRDTDLDVNPVRSKELTNVRAASKDENVRLTPPRLMTLEEAIGYVASDELIEVTPKAIRLRKKYLDVNKRKAMSKRPKE; via the exons ATGGTGGGTCCCATTCTTCGTTCTCTCTGGTCTTCTACCAGAAAATCCTTCACCCCTTCTTCCCCTCCTTTATCGCACTCGCGCTTCTTCTCACGCGCCTTCGCTGCCGCTCCCGCCGTCGACCCCGCCGCCACAACCAGCGCCTCCTCCATCGACCCCAACCGCCTCCGCAACGTGGCCGTGATCGCCCATGTAGACCACGGCAAGACAACGCTTATGGACCGCCTCCTCCGCCAGTGCGGCGCCGACATCCCCCACGAGCGCGCCATGGACTCCATCTCGCTGGAGCGCGAGCGCGGCATCACAATTTCTTCTAAG GTTACGTCTGTTACGTGGAAGGAGAACGAGCTGAACATGGTTGATACTCCCGGGCACGCTGATTTTGGTGGAGAG GTTGAGCGTGTTGTTGggatggtggagggagcaattTTAGTTGTTGATGCAGGTGAAGGTCCTCTTGCACAAACGAAGTTTGTTCTGGCAAAGGCCTTGAAGTATGGGTTGCGACCTATTCTTCTTTTAAACAAAGTAGACCGTCCTTCAG TTACTGAAGAGACATGTGATGAAGTTGAGAGCCTGGTGTTTGATCTATTTGCCAACCTGGGCGCTACAG AGGAACAACTAGACTTTCCTGTTCTTTATGCTTCTGCTAAAGAAGGATGGGCGTCTACCACGTTTACCAAGGATCCTCCTGCAGAGACCAAAAATATGTCACAGTTGCTTGATGCAGTTGTAACACATGTCCCACCACCAAATGCAAACACTGATGCACCTTTCCAAATGCTG GTTTCAATGATGGAACGTGATTTCTATCTTGGGCGAATTTTGACTGGACGCATATCATCTGGGGTTGTTCGTGTTGGTGACCGGGTTCATGGCCTACGGAATAAAGATTCTGGTGCTGAAAAGATTGAAGATGGAAAG gtGGTGAAACTGATGAAAAAGAAGGGTACAAACATGGTTCTAACTGATTGTGCTGGAGCTGGTGATATAATATCAATTGCTGGCCTGTCCAGTCCATCAATAGGCCATACAGTGGCAACTTTGGAG ATTATGTCTGCTTTGCCAACAGTTGAATTGGACCCTCCAACAATTTCTATGACTTTCGGTGTGAATGACTCCCCATTGGCTGGTCGTGATGGCACTCAT TTGACTGGGGGGAGAATTGGTGATCGACTAATGGCTGAAACTGAAACCAACCTTGCCATTAATGTGCTTCCTGGCTTATCAGAATCGTTTGAAGTTCAGGGAAGAGGAGAGCTACAGCTAG GTATTTTGATTGAGAATATGAGACGTGAAGGATTTGAGTTATCTGTCTCTCCACCTAAAGTCAT GTATAAAACTGAAAGTGGTCAAAAGCTTGAGCCCGTAGAAGAAGTTACAATTGAG GTAAATGATGAGCATGTTGGCTTGGTAATGGAGGCCTTATCTCATAGACGAGCTGAGGTTACTGACATGGGTCCTGTCCCTGGAACTGTTGGTCGAACTAGATTGTCTTTGACTTGTCCATCAAG GGGTCTGGTTGGGTACAGGAGTGTCTTCAGCAGTGATACGCGTGGAACTGGATTCATGCATCGTGCTTTCCATG CATATGAACAATTTCGAGGCCCTCTGGGCAATGTCAGGAAAGGAGTACTG GTGTCCATGGGTTTTGGTACTATCACAGCTCATGCATTGATGAGCTTAGAAGCTCGCGGGACTCTTTTTGTAAATCCTGGAATGGAG ACTTATGATGGAATGATTGTTGGAGAGCATTCACGGGATACAGATCTTGAT GTGAATCCAGTGAGGTCCAAAGAACTTACAAATGTACGTGCTGCTTCCAAAGATGAGAATGTTAGGCTAACTCCCCCTCGCCTG ATGACACTTGAAGAAGCTATAGGTTATGTAGCTTCCGATGAGCTTATTGAG GTTACACCAAAAGCCATTCGTTTACGCAAGAAATACCTTGATGTTAACAAGCGGAAAGCTATGAGTAAAAGGCCAAAGGAGTGA